From Paraglaciecola sp. L1A13:
TAGCTTGAGCAACTTCCATCAACTTAGCAGAAGCTTGAATTAGCTCTTGAGTTTTAGCTTCAATTGCTTCTTTCTCGCCCGCTTTAACCGCTTCTTCAAGTGACGCTACTGCAGTTTCAATTTCAGCTTTATCTTCATCAGATAAGGCATCACCAGCTTCTTCCACTTGCTTACGTGTACCGTGAATTAGGCCGTCAGCTTGGTTACGCACTTGAACCATTTCTTCGAATTTTTTATCTTCTTCTTTATTCAGTTCAGCATCTTGAACCATTTTTTCAACTTCATCATCACTCAAGCCAGAAGATGCTTTGATAGTGATTTTTTGCTCTTTGTTGGTGTCTTTATCTTTAGCAGATACGTGCAAGATACCATCAGCATCGATATCAAAAGTTACTTCAATTTGCGGTGCGCCGCGTTGTCCAGGTCGAATACCTTCAAGGTTAAATTGACCAAGTGATTTGTTACCTGCGGCTTGCTTACGCTCGCCTTGAAGTACATGCACTGTTACCGCTGATTGGTTATCTTCAGCTGTAGAGAATGTCTGTGACTTCTTAGTAGGAACGGTTGTGTTCTTTTCGATCAAGGCCGTCATAACACCGCCCATCGTTTCGATACCCAAAGAAAGAGGCGTTACATCTAGAAGCAATACGTCTTTTACATCACCAGACAATACACCACCTTGAATCGCCGCGCCTACAGCAACCGCTTCATCAGGGTTAACGTCTTTTCTTGGCTCTTTGCCGAAAAATTCAGTTACGTATTTTTGTACTAATGGCATGCGAGTTTGTCCGCCCACTAGAATGATATCGTTGATATCACCTACAGATAAATCTGCATCAGCTAGCGCTTGTTTTAATGGTTCAAGGGTCGCTTTAACCATTTTTTCAACAAGAGATTCAAGTTTTGCACGTGTTAACTTGATAGTTAAGTGCTTAGGACCTGACGCATCAGCCGTGATGTACGGCAAGTTAACTTCTGTTTGTTGTGCAGAAGATAATTCGATTTTGGCTTTCTCACCCGCTTCTTTAAGACGCTGCATCGCAAGAGGATCTTTACGTAAATCCATGCCTGAGTCTTTCTTGAATTCTTCAACCAAGTAATTAATAACTTGGTTATCGAAATCTTCACCACCTAAGTGAGTATCACCATTAGTAGCAAGTACTTCAAACGTGTGCTCGCCATCAGCTTCATCGATTTCGATGATAGAGATATCGAACGTACCACCACCTAAATCGTATACTGCAACAACACTGTCGCCTTTTTTCTTATCCATACCGTATGCTAGTGCTGCAGCAGTCGGCTCATTAATAATACGTTTCACTTCAAGACCCGCGATGCGACCTGCATCTTTAGTTGCTTGACGTTGTGAATCGTTAAAGTACGCAGGCACAGTAATAACTGCGGCTGTCACTTCTTCGCCAAGATAATCTTCGGCGGTTTTTTTCATTTTTTTCAAAACTTCAGCAGATATTTGCGGTGGCGCTAATTTCTGATCTTTCGCTTCAACCCATGCATCGCCATTATCAGCTTTAATGATTTTGAACGGCATGATATCGATATCACGCTGAACTTCTTTATCTTCAAAACGACGACCGATTAAACGCTTGATTGCAAATACCGTATTTTGCGGGTTCGTTATCGCTTGACGTTTAGCTGGTTGACCCACTAACGTTTCACCATCTTGGGTGTATGCGATAATCGAAGGAGTAGTACGATCCCCTTCCGCGTTTTCAATTACTTTTGCTTTGTCACCATCAAGTACAGCAACACAAGAATTAGTTGTACCTAAGTCGATTCCAATGATTCTACCCATTAGTTTTTCTCCAAAAAATTATTTAATAATGCCTGTACACTTTGTGGGGTTATTTTTGTATTTTTCAATTAATTAATTGAAAAAATCTCCCATTTCTGTGAATTATTTTGTTATTTGTGCGAATTAAGCTTGTGTATCTACTCCGCCCTCTGGGGCGCGCGATACCATGACCATAGCTGGACGTAACAATCGTCCGTTTAATTCGTAACCTTTTTGCATCACTGCCATAACCGTATTGGCAGGCAATTCAGCATTTTCTTGCATCGACATAGCCTGATGCTTTTCTGGATTGAATGCTTCGCCCTGAGGGTCAATTACTTTCATTCCGAATTTTTCGATGCTGCCAACGAATGATTTAAGGGTGATTTCAACCCCTTCAACCACTGGTTTAAGGGCCTCATTATCTCGATCAGCAACTTGCAAAGCACGCTCTAGGTTGTCTGCTACTGGTAATAACTCAGCGGCGAATTTTTCTAGGGCGAACTTACGCGCTTTGTCTACTTCACCTTCAGCACGCTTGCGTACATTGTCAGCATCAGCAATCGCGCGCATCACAGAATCTTTCTGCGCTGCCAGTGTTGCTTCTGATGCTGCTAAAGCAGCTTCAAGCTCAAGAATACGTGCTTGCTCGGCACTTAATTCTTCTACCACGGCTTGTTCAGCATTAGCGAGTGTGGCTTCTTCATTTGTCGGCTGAGCCTCATCTTTTTGAGCTTGATCTTCGTTACTCATTATTTACTCCGTTCTTAGGTATCACATGAAAGCTAAATTCGATTGCAGCTATTAATGGGGTTGCTTTGGATCTCTTCAAGGGTATTTTTTTGATGTTTTAAAAAATTGTGTCTAAATTTTGCGTCGCTCTTGATTAAGATCAACTAAAAAGGACCTTTTACCTTTCGCAAGTTCCAGCTAAAGTGCTGATATAAAAATAATATTAGGTGTCTATGTTTAGCGTCTTAAGCTTAATGACCATTGTAGTTGGCTACTTACTGATTTTGTTTTTACTCGCGTTTTGGGGTGATAAACGAGCAAAAGCAAATCAACAACATCCCTACATCTACAGTCTCGCGCTTGGAGTCCACTGTACGTCTTGGGCTTTTTTCGGCACCACCACACAGGCTGCGCATTATGGATGGGCCTTTATCCCTACTTATATGGGAGTGATTTGTGTATTTCTTTTTGCACACCCTGTGCTTAGGCGCGTCGCCAATGTCTGCCATCAGCACAACATCAGTTCACTGGCTGACTTTATAAGCTTGCGTTACGATAAATCACATTTCTTAGCCGCGCTCGTCACTTTGCTATGTTTTATTGGCGTGGTCCCCTACATTGCATTGCAACTTGACGCTGTAACCGGCGGTATTCGCGTTGTCACAGGTGCTGATAATTTGTGGTCTGACGGTGTAGGGTTTTATGTCGCTTTACTAATGGCTTTATTTGCTGTGCTTTTTGGTACACGTTCGTTG
This genomic window contains:
- the dnaK gene encoding molecular chaperone DnaK, whose product is MGRIIGIDLGTTNSCVAVLDGDKAKVIENAEGDRTTPSIIAYTQDGETLVGQPAKRQAITNPQNTVFAIKRLIGRRFEDKEVQRDIDIMPFKIIKADNGDAWVEAKDQKLAPPQISAEVLKKMKKTAEDYLGEEVTAAVITVPAYFNDSQRQATKDAGRIAGLEVKRIINEPTAAALAYGMDKKKGDSVVAVYDLGGGTFDISIIEIDEADGEHTFEVLATNGDTHLGGEDFDNQVINYLVEEFKKDSGMDLRKDPLAMQRLKEAGEKAKIELSSAQQTEVNLPYITADASGPKHLTIKLTRAKLESLVEKMVKATLEPLKQALADADLSVGDINDIILVGGQTRMPLVQKYVTEFFGKEPRKDVNPDEAVAVGAAIQGGVLSGDVKDVLLLDVTPLSLGIETMGGVMTALIEKNTTVPTKKSQTFSTAEDNQSAVTVHVLQGERKQAAGNKSLGQFNLEGIRPGQRGAPQIEVTFDIDADGILHVSAKDKDTNKEQKITIKASSGLSDDEVEKMVQDAELNKEEDKKFEEMVQVRNQADGLIHGTRKQVEEAGDALSDEDKAEIETAVASLEEAVKAGEKEAIEAKTQELIQASAKLMEVAQAKQAAGAEGQPEDAAKQDDDVVDAEFEEVKDDKK
- the grpE gene encoding nucleotide exchange factor GrpE, with protein sequence MSNEDQAQKDEAQPTNEEATLANAEQAVVEELSAEQARILELEAALAASEATLAAQKDSVMRAIADADNVRKRAEGEVDKARKFALEKFAAELLPVADNLERALQVADRDNEALKPVVEGVEITLKSFVGSIEKFGMKVIDPQGEAFNPEKHQAMSMQENAELPANTVMAVMQKGYELNGRLLRPAMVMVSRAPEGGVDTQA